A part of Tessaracoccus timonensis genomic DNA contains:
- a CDS encoding PfkB family carbohydrate kinase has protein sequence MGAGRYQYLPAIEADVVDMTGAGDAFVGAVAAGLAEGTSLLDAARMGTELASLVCQADGGTGVHRRRAAWPSGRRRLSLYAVPERGF, from the coding sequence ATCGGCGCTGGAAGATACCAATACCTGCCCGCGATCGAGGCGGACGTCGTCGACATGACCGGAGCCGGCGACGCATTCGTGGGTGCCGTCGCCGCCGGGCTCGCCGAGGGCACGTCACTCCTCGACGCCGCCCGGATGGGCACGGAACTGGCCTCCCTCGTGTGCCAAGCGGACGGGGGCACAGGGGTACACCGTCGACGGGCAGCGTGGCCGTCGGGAAGAAGACGCCTGAGTTTGTACGCGGTGCCTGAGCGCGGGTTCTAG
- a CDS encoding carbohydrate ABC transporter permease — MSKPARTSKQSRKAIIKSFVAWVIALLYLFPVYWMINTSLKTSMGMFSDPPQFIPSPLTFDSYKAALGDQYGIWQALGNSVIISTSVLILTLLIAIPSAYAVARLRTRITTSMMVMLTVVQLLPAIAISIPMFVMFRQVSLTNTFYSIILADISAVLPFAVILLRPYFKQFPIEVEEAAQLDGLSTWQTITRIILPTIRPGVIMIASFAFLMTWGEFTYALTLLTDQSVQPLTVALNRLIGQYGTNWNDLMAVATIIAAPVLLVFIFLQRYIVAGLAGGATKG, encoded by the coding sequence ATGTCGAAACCTGCACGCACAAGCAAGCAATCCCGCAAGGCCATCATCAAGTCCTTTGTGGCTTGGGTAATTGCGCTTCTCTATCTCTTCCCTGTCTACTGGATGATCAACACTTCCTTGAAGACGAGCATGGGCATGTTCTCGGATCCTCCACAGTTCATCCCGAGCCCGCTCACTTTCGACTCATACAAGGCGGCGCTGGGTGATCAGTACGGGATCTGGCAGGCACTCGGCAACTCAGTCATCATCTCGACGTCGGTGCTCATCCTGACCCTCCTCATCGCAATCCCTTCGGCATATGCCGTGGCCCGGCTGCGTACACGAATCACCACGAGCATGATGGTCATGCTTACCGTGGTGCAGCTTCTACCGGCAATCGCGATTTCGATCCCGATGTTCGTGATGTTCCGTCAGGTGAGCCTCACCAACACGTTCTACTCGATTATCTTGGCGGATATCTCGGCTGTGTTGCCGTTTGCCGTCATCCTGCTGCGACCCTATTTCAAGCAGTTCCCGATCGAGGTTGAGGAGGCAGCTCAGCTCGACGGACTGTCCACTTGGCAGACCATCACCCGTATCATCCTCCCGACGATTCGGCCAGGCGTGATCATGATTGCATCGTTCGCATTCCTGATGACTTGGGGCGAGTTTACGTATGCGCTGACGCTGCTCACAGATCAGTCCGTGCAACCGCTCACCGTGGCCCTAAACCGGCTCATCGGTCAGTACGGCACCAACTGGAATGATCTTATGGCTGTAGCCACAATCATCGCGGCGCCGGTCCTCTTGGTATTCATCTTCCTCCAGCGCTACATCGTCGCTGGCCTCGCGGGAGGTGCCACGAAGGGCTAA
- a CDS encoding carbohydrate ABC transporter permease → MSTETATRHSSPKQQMSAKERSLKRLGLLMAAPAIVYILVFMTFPLIYNAYLSLTDANGANLITGNMAFNNFENYIQTFKDPGFYNAILLSLIFTIACLVTQYIIGFALAIFFRRPFPGNGPIRALLLVGWILPPVVTGTIFKWMFDSDYGVINYFLQSLGLIDQPIRWLTVGTTAMAAVIIANLWVGIPFNMLLLLSGLHTIDDSLYEAASVDGAVRWKQFWHITFPMMKPVTISVLLLGVINTYKVFDLIYTMTRGGPVDSTTTLPVYTYLKTFSVFEFGNGAAASMLTLVLPLALSWFYVKSLDEEEF, encoded by the coding sequence GTGTCCACTGAAACGGCAACACGCCACAGTAGCCCCAAGCAGCAGATGAGCGCCAAGGAACGCTCCCTGAAGCGCTTGGGGCTGCTCATGGCGGCACCCGCAATAGTCTACATCTTGGTCTTCATGACCTTTCCCCTGATCTACAACGCCTACCTGAGCCTCACCGATGCGAACGGCGCCAATCTGATCACGGGGAATATGGCGTTCAACAACTTCGAGAACTACATTCAGACCTTTAAGGATCCCGGTTTCTACAACGCGATCTTGCTCAGTCTGATTTTCACCATCGCTTGCCTCGTGACGCAGTACATCATCGGCTTTGCTTTGGCGATTTTCTTCCGTCGGCCATTCCCTGGTAACGGCCCCATCCGTGCCCTGCTGCTCGTTGGTTGGATTCTCCCTCCCGTCGTCACCGGCACGATATTCAAGTGGATGTTTGACTCGGACTACGGGGTAATCAACTACTTCCTTCAGTCCTTGGGCCTCATCGACCAGCCGATTCGCTGGCTGACGGTCGGCACGACTGCCATGGCAGCGGTCATCATTGCGAATCTATGGGTGGGTATCCCGTTTAATATGCTGCTGCTGCTGAGCGGTCTGCACACGATTGATGACTCACTCTACGAGGCCGCATCGGTTGATGGTGCAGTGCGATGGAAGCAGTTCTGGCACATCACATTCCCAATGATGAAGCCCGTCACCATTTCGGTGTTGCTCCTAGGCGTCATCAACACCTACAAGGTGTTTGATCTGATCTACACGATGACGCGCGGTGGCCCCGTCGACTCGACAACCACGCTGCCCGTCTACACGTATCTAAAAACCTTCTCGGTCTTCGAGTTCGGCAATGGTGCAGCAGCGTCGATGCTCACACTCGTCTTGCCTTTAGCCCTGAGTTGGTTCTACGTGAAGAGCCTCGATGAGGAGGAGTTCTGA
- a CDS encoding sugar ABC transporter substrate-binding protein translates to MLNRRTLLMGAAGLAVAGTFTACSGGGAGNGGGGGGNVTIELWDYLGQGASNDAMEAVLEAFKKTNPEITVNRTSFAFADLSKSLVQGGVGGSVPDLAICDNVDNQNFAALGLLTDITSDVADMKDDFYEGPWNSGTLDGKNYGLPLNSNNLSLFYNKDMLDKAGLQPPTTWDELTAVSQALSTAGVTGLAVSGVKSEQSTFQVLPFVWQAGGDLDNYDVSGGEALGYLKGLIDAGYMSPSVSNWTQEDCRTQFTTQKVAMMFNGPWELPNLTDVDFQWGVVPLPKHKAAATGLGGENVVAFQEGKEREAAITFLKFITGAEGAKIFCNASGQLSSRTDLAGKLDAASDPNMQVFEKQLEIAQSRAYGKEYAKISEAVQLSIQEALTGSKTPEQAARDAFGTIKPLLGA, encoded by the coding sequence ATGTTGAATCGACGCACACTTCTCATGGGCGCCGCAGGTCTTGCGGTGGCCGGGACGTTCACGGCTTGCTCCGGAGGAGGAGCCGGCAACGGAGGTGGCGGTGGCGGCAACGTCACTATCGAACTTTGGGATTACTTGGGCCAGGGCGCTTCCAACGATGCGATGGAGGCCGTTCTCGAAGCATTCAAGAAGACCAACCCTGAGATCACGGTGAATCGGACCTCATTCGCATTTGCCGATCTCTCCAAGTCCCTCGTTCAGGGTGGCGTCGGCGGTTCAGTTCCCGATCTGGCAATTTGCGACAACGTCGACAACCAGAACTTCGCGGCGCTCGGCCTGCTCACCGACATCACCAGTGACGTTGCGGACATGAAGGACGACTTCTACGAGGGCCCGTGGAACTCCGGCACGCTGGATGGCAAGAACTACGGGCTGCCGCTCAACTCCAACAATCTGTCCTTGTTCTACAACAAGGACATGTTGGACAAGGCAGGGCTCCAACCGCCCACCACTTGGGATGAACTAACCGCAGTCTCGCAGGCATTGTCGACCGCCGGTGTGACGGGACTTGCAGTCTCCGGTGTCAAGTCCGAGCAATCGACCTTCCAAGTGCTGCCGTTCGTCTGGCAAGCAGGCGGCGACTTGGATAACTACGACGTTTCAGGCGGAGAGGCTCTCGGATATCTCAAGGGCCTGATCGATGCAGGGTATATGAGTCCCTCTGTCAGCAACTGGACGCAGGAGGACTGCCGCACACAGTTCACCACACAGAAGGTTGCGATGATGTTCAATGGCCCATGGGAGCTGCCGAACCTCACTGACGTGGATTTTCAGTGGGGTGTCGTTCCGCTGCCCAAGCACAAGGCAGCTGCCACCGGTCTTGGTGGAGAAAACGTGGTTGCGTTCCAAGAAGGCAAGGAGCGCGAAGCCGCGATCACCTTCCTGAAGTTCATCACGGGTGCTGAGGGCGCCAAGATCTTCTGCAACGCTTCTGGACAGCTGTCGTCGCGTACTGACCTCGCAGGCAAGCTCGACGCCGCCAGCGACCCGAATATGCAGGTGTTCGAGAAGCAGCTCGAAATCGCCCAATCCCGCGCTTATGGCAAGGAGTACGCCAAGATCTCCGAAGCCGTCCAGCTCTCGATCCAGGAAGCGCTAACCGGCTCCAAGACCCCCGAGCAGGCTGCCAGGGACGCATTCGGCACCATCAAGCCGCTGCTCGGAGCGTGA
- a CDS encoding ROK family protein produces the protein MALGLEINVGRLAVRLVDLSGTVVSGAQAEGEFTGAKPQDVMASLRPLVAQCIAVLPASATLAGIHLALPGLVDASNNRLLRAPNLKWNNIDIPLLMGMINLPGLAGVAIHASNEADASAFLAARIAPGKHSNLDTFIYISGEVGIGSALVRRGQLETGSRGWAGEIGHMCVNSDGPACPCGANGCLERYAGSQALLEHSSSKTLDELLVKLEQHDPHAVYALSNAGRALGIALANAANLLDVSNIVLGGVLGQFAKHLGPFIRSELDRRLLIRPFAEPKLLVLPSDRSSAATGAAYVALERILLDPAAWTTGTTDKEHVSST, from the coding sequence ATGGCTCTCGGACTCGAGATCAACGTCGGACGCCTCGCCGTCCGCCTCGTTGACCTCTCCGGCACGGTTGTGTCAGGAGCACAGGCCGAAGGCGAGTTCACTGGAGCCAAACCGCAAGACGTGATGGCGTCACTGCGTCCACTCGTTGCACAGTGCATAGCAGTACTTCCTGCCTCCGCGACCTTGGCCGGCATTCACCTAGCACTCCCCGGCTTGGTGGACGCATCAAACAATCGTCTTCTCCGAGCACCCAACCTCAAGTGGAACAACATTGACATCCCCTTACTTATGGGCATGATCAACCTGCCCGGGCTGGCGGGGGTCGCTATTCACGCTTCAAATGAGGCCGACGCCAGCGCGTTTCTAGCCGCCCGAATCGCACCCGGCAAGCACAGCAACCTGGATACGTTCATCTACATCTCAGGTGAGGTTGGCATCGGATCAGCACTGGTGAGGCGGGGCCAATTGGAGACCGGAAGTCGCGGCTGGGCTGGAGAGATTGGGCACATGTGCGTCAACTCCGACGGTCCTGCCTGTCCATGCGGAGCTAACGGATGCCTCGAACGTTACGCAGGTAGCCAAGCCCTCCTTGAGCACTCCAGCAGTAAGACTCTCGATGAACTGCTGGTCAAGCTCGAGCAGCATGATCCCCACGCCGTATACGCTCTCAGCAACGCTGGGCGCGCGCTTGGCATTGCGCTCGCAAACGCTGCGAACCTCCTAGACGTCAGCAATATCGTCCTTGGCGGCGTGCTCGGCCAGTTCGCGAAACACCTCGGGCCGTTCATTCGCTCTGAACTCGACCGCCGCCTGCTCATTCGCCCCTTTGCTGAGCCAAAGCTGTTGGTTCTACCATCCGACCGCTCAAGCGCCGCAACAGGCGCTGCATACGTAGCGTTGGAACGCATCCTGCTCGATCCGGCCGCATGGACCACGGGCACCACTGACAAGGAACACGTCTCCTCGACGTGA
- the xylA gene encoding xylose isomerase: MQDHRFSFGLWTVGWLGTDPFGTDTREAFEPWEYADRLAELGAWGITFHDNDVYPFDADEATARSRVAKLKDAADKAGLVIEMVTTNTFSHPMFKDGGLTSNDRSVRRYGLKKILNAVDIAAEVGATTFVMWGGREGAEYDPSKDLFAAHARYAEGLDTVAGYIKEQGYNLRIGLEPKPNEPRGDILLPTIGHALGLIATLEHGDIVGLNPETGHEQMANLNYTHGLALALYADKLFHIDLNGQRGLKYDQDLAFGHGDLMSAFFTVDLLVNGFPASPSATRYEGPIHFDYKPSRTEGEQGIWDSAKANMETFRMLAERAKAFREDPVTQELMQEASIFELAEPTLADGETIADLRAAEMPDPDEKGKREYRFVELQQVALQHLLNA, translated from the coding sequence ATGCAGGATCACAGGTTCTCATTTGGACTCTGGACAGTCGGCTGGCTGGGGACGGACCCATTCGGTACGGACACGCGGGAAGCGTTCGAGCCTTGGGAATACGCAGACAGGCTGGCAGAGCTCGGTGCATGGGGGATTACTTTCCACGACAACGACGTCTATCCATTCGATGCCGACGAAGCGACAGCGCGTAGTCGTGTCGCCAAGCTGAAGGATGCGGCGGACAAAGCAGGCCTTGTCATCGAGATGGTTACGACCAATACGTTCAGCCACCCCATGTTCAAGGACGGCGGGCTGACATCGAACGATCGCTCCGTCCGCAGATATGGCCTCAAAAAGATCCTCAACGCGGTCGATATCGCCGCAGAAGTGGGTGCTACGACTTTCGTCATGTGGGGCGGGCGCGAGGGCGCTGAGTATGACCCATCCAAGGACCTCTTCGCTGCTCACGCACGCTATGCCGAAGGTCTCGACACCGTTGCCGGCTATATCAAGGAACAGGGATACAACCTCCGCATCGGTCTCGAGCCCAAGCCGAACGAGCCGCGCGGTGACATCCTTCTCCCTACCATTGGTCATGCTCTGGGGCTCATCGCGACGCTTGAGCACGGTGACATCGTTGGCCTCAACCCTGAAACCGGTCATGAACAGATGGCCAACCTCAACTACACGCATGGACTGGCACTGGCGCTATACGCGGATAAGTTGTTCCACATTGACCTCAATGGTCAGCGTGGGCTGAAATACGACCAAGATCTCGCGTTCGGCCATGGCGATCTCATGAGTGCATTCTTCACCGTTGACCTTCTGGTGAACGGTTTCCCAGCATCACCCAGCGCAACCCGCTATGAGGGACCGATCCACTTCGACTACAAGCCGAGCCGGACGGAAGGTGAGCAAGGCATCTGGGACTCGGCTAAGGCCAACATGGAGACCTTCCGGATGCTGGCGGAACGGGCCAAGGCCTTCCGCGAGGATCCTGTGACGCAGGAGCTCATGCAGGAAGCTTCGATCTTCGAATTGGCGGAGCCGACTCTGGCGGATGGGGAAACGATTGCGGACCTTCGTGCTGCGGAGATGCCGGATCCGGATGAAAAGGGCAAGCGGGAATACCGCTTCGTCGAACTCCAGCAGGTTGCGCTTCAGCATCTGCTGAACGCATGA
- a CDS encoding xylulokinase gives MTLVAGVDSSTQSCKVLIVDSESGAIVRSGSAPHPGGTEVHPDAWWAAFRQAVEHAGGLRDVAALSVGGQQHGMVVLDQRGNVIRPALLWNDTRSAQAAADLRREFRDWASVTGSLPLASFTNTKLRWLADAEPANADRMAAVALPHDWLTWRISGGNELDSLTTDRSDASGTGYYDAYRDEYRRDLLALALRRDADDIVLPRVLGPWESVAGQNLLLGPGAGDNAGAALGVGLRPGETSISLGTSGVVAAVSSQPIVDESGEVNVFADATGLWLPLTATLNAARILDAVCRLLEVDHEELSRLALSAAPGAEGLVLVPWFEGERTPNLPDATASFLGATLGNMSRENVARAAVEGLICLMGTGLAGIERLGLEITRVKLLGGAAKSHAIRSIAPAVLGVPVDVPAPAEYVALGAARQAASCLSGREVIWPVHDQETFEAEPVPWVLDRYQELSGTVAVSMGWA, from the coding sequence ATGACCTTGGTTGCAGGCGTGGACAGCTCAACCCAATCTTGCAAGGTCCTGATAGTGGATTCGGAATCTGGTGCCATCGTACGGTCTGGTTCCGCTCCCCATCCTGGGGGCACAGAAGTTCACCCAGATGCGTGGTGGGCAGCTTTTCGACAGGCCGTCGAGCATGCAGGCGGACTCCGGGACGTTGCCGCGCTGAGTGTTGGCGGCCAGCAGCATGGCATGGTTGTCTTGGACCAGCGCGGCAACGTCATTCGTCCCGCCCTCCTCTGGAACGACACGCGCTCCGCCCAAGCTGCAGCCGATCTTCGACGCGAGTTCCGCGATTGGGCGAGCGTGACGGGGAGCCTGCCACTCGCGTCCTTCACCAACACCAAGCTGCGTTGGCTCGCGGACGCTGAGCCTGCGAATGCTGACCGGATGGCCGCAGTAGCGCTGCCTCATGACTGGCTGACATGGAGAATCTCGGGTGGAAATGAGCTCGACTCTCTGACGACTGACCGGTCGGATGCCTCTGGCACTGGCTACTATGATGCGTATCGTGATGAGTACCGGCGCGACCTCCTCGCCCTCGCGCTGCGGCGGGATGCCGATGACATCGTGCTGCCACGGGTGCTCGGGCCTTGGGAGTCAGTGGCGGGACAGAATCTGTTGCTCGGTCCTGGAGCAGGCGACAACGCAGGTGCTGCGCTAGGTGTGGGCCTCAGGCCGGGTGAAACGAGCATCTCTTTGGGCACCTCTGGCGTCGTCGCAGCTGTTTCCTCGCAACCGATAGTGGATGAATCCGGTGAAGTGAATGTGTTCGCGGATGCCACAGGGCTTTGGCTACCACTCACCGCAACGCTCAATGCAGCACGGATCCTTGACGCGGTCTGCCGATTGCTCGAAGTGGACCACGAAGAACTGTCACGTCTGGCGCTCTCTGCAGCCCCCGGTGCGGAGGGGCTTGTGCTAGTCCCTTGGTTCGAGGGGGAGCGGACTCCCAATCTGCCCGATGCCACCGCCTCATTCCTCGGAGCGACGCTGGGCAACATGTCACGTGAGAACGTGGCACGGGCCGCCGTGGAGGGCCTCATTTGTCTCATGGGCACAGGTCTCGCCGGAATCGAACGACTCGGACTTGAGATTACTCGTGTGAAGTTGCTCGGTGGGGCGGCTAAGTCACACGCTATACGGTCCATCGCCCCGGCGGTATTGGGCGTCCCTGTTGACGTCCCAGCCCCTGCGGAGTATGTGGCGCTCGGGGCAGCCCGGCAAGCTGCTTCGTGTCTCTCTGGTCGTGAGGTGATCTGGCCCGTGCACGATCAGGAAACGTTCGAAGCCGAGCCAGTGCCATGGGTGCTTGACCGATATCAAGAGCTGTCGGGCACTGTGGCTGTGAGCATGGGCTGGGCCTGA
- a CDS encoding TIM-barrel domain-containing protein, with the protein MEVFKTLDNGIEWTGHGETLKVLAWGPNSVRVLSRIQEPVEDSRWALQDPVASECKVQIDGSRASLTVGRLRVVLNAHEEWGLGLQYQTFRCHLRFENAETGELLFEERGHGGSLLLKAREFQALPGGAHKATLSLTTRADEVVWGMGQYQDGTGDLKGHSLELAQRNSQASVPFFLSSAGYGFLWHNPAIGRATFSRTLTQFDAEATRQLDYWVVGGDTPAEIMREYGEATGFAPEMPEYGLGFWQCKLRYWNQEQLLEVAREHRRRGLPLDVIVADYFHWPKLGDYRFEDEFWPNPKAMVDELQEMGVELMVSVWPQISHESENYVELAKNNMLVHADRGPQTHMSFEGPSAFLDVTNPRARDWLWQILKRNYRDSGIKLFWLDEAEPEYSTYQFDNYRYHVGPNVQVGNIYPQAYARAVYEGQQATAQEPSMSLLRCAWAGSQRYGALVWSGDISSTFEALADQIVAGIHMGVAGIPWWTTDIGGFHNGNIEDPKFVELLIRWLQFGAFCPVMRLHGDREPYEEVSTATGEYRLRSGADNELWAYGDEAFDVMAPYLHLREAMRSYTRDLMRQAHEEGAPVMRGLFYEFPNDPNAWQETTEYMFGAALLVAPVIEQGAPTREVYLPNGAQWVSPWDGELHEGGASVTVDVPIDRLPIFVRKDREELLPAEFFKWFEGRRVAAEGS; encoded by the coding sequence ATGGAAGTATTCAAGACTCTGGATAACGGAATCGAATGGACAGGCCATGGTGAGACCTTGAAGGTCTTGGCATGGGGGCCGAACTCGGTGCGTGTGCTGTCTCGGATTCAGGAACCGGTTGAGGACTCCCGCTGGGCATTGCAAGATCCGGTGGCATCCGAATGCAAGGTACAGATCGATGGGTCGCGTGCATCGCTCACGGTCGGCAGGTTGCGGGTTGTCCTCAATGCTCACGAGGAGTGGGGGCTCGGCTTGCAGTACCAGACATTCCGTTGCCATCTCCGGTTCGAGAATGCGGAGACGGGCGAGCTGCTATTTGAGGAGCGTGGCCACGGTGGATCGTTGCTGCTGAAGGCGCGCGAATTTCAGGCGCTGCCAGGGGGCGCGCACAAAGCGACGCTCTCGTTGACAACCCGTGCTGACGAGGTCGTATGGGGCATGGGCCAGTATCAAGATGGCACAGGGGATCTCAAGGGTCATAGCCTCGAGTTGGCTCAGCGGAACTCTCAAGCCAGCGTCCCGTTCTTCCTTTCGAGTGCTGGCTATGGGTTTCTGTGGCACAACCCCGCTATCGGTCGGGCGACGTTCAGTCGTACCCTCACGCAGTTCGACGCGGAGGCTACAAGGCAGTTGGACTACTGGGTTGTTGGTGGTGACACCCCAGCGGAGATCATGCGTGAATACGGTGAAGCGACGGGCTTTGCACCGGAAATGCCTGAGTACGGCTTGGGCTTCTGGCAATGCAAGCTGCGTTATTGGAACCAAGAGCAGTTGCTCGAGGTCGCTCGGGAACATAGGCGCCGTGGACTTCCTTTGGATGTCATCGTCGCGGACTACTTCCACTGGCCCAAGCTCGGCGACTACCGTTTCGAGGATGAGTTTTGGCCCAATCCGAAGGCGATGGTCGATGAGTTGCAAGAGATGGGCGTCGAACTCATGGTTTCGGTGTGGCCCCAGATCTCCCATGAGTCAGAGAACTACGTTGAGCTCGCCAAGAACAACATGTTGGTCCATGCTGATCGTGGCCCACAGACACACATGAGTTTCGAAGGTCCCAGCGCCTTCCTCGACGTCACGAATCCTCGAGCGCGTGATTGGCTATGGCAAATTCTCAAGCGAAACTACCGTGATAGTGGCATCAAGCTCTTCTGGCTGGACGAGGCCGAGCCCGAATACAGTACCTACCAGTTCGACAACTACCGATACCATGTGGGTCCCAATGTTCAGGTGGGTAACATCTATCCGCAGGCCTATGCGCGGGCCGTGTACGAAGGGCAGCAGGCTACTGCGCAGGAGCCGAGCATGAGCCTCCTCCGATGCGCTTGGGCTGGCTCGCAGCGCTACGGCGCACTGGTCTGGTCGGGAGATATCAGCAGCACCTTCGAGGCCCTCGCTGACCAAATCGTGGCAGGCATTCACATGGGCGTAGCCGGCATCCCATGGTGGACCACAGACATCGGCGGTTTCCACAATGGCAACATCGAAGATCCCAAGTTTGTCGAGCTGCTGATTCGCTGGCTGCAGTTCGGTGCGTTCTGCCCGGTTATGCGTCTACATGGTGACCGAGAGCCATACGAAGAGGTCAGCACAGCGACAGGTGAATATCGTCTGCGCAGTGGTGCAGACAACGAGCTTTGGGCCTACGGGGACGAGGCATTCGACGTCATGGCCCCGTACCTACACCTCCGCGAGGCCATGCGCTCGTACACGCGTGACCTCATGCGCCAGGCGCACGAGGAGGGCGCCCCGGTTATGCGCGGGCTCTTCTATGAGTTCCCCAACGACCCCAACGCATGGCAGGAGACCACTGAGTACATGTTCGGCGCGGCGTTGCTCGTCGCGCCCGTCATTGAACAGGGTGCTCCTACCCGCGAAGTGTATCTACCGAACGGGGCGCAATGGGTCTCACCTTGGGACGGTGAGCTCCATGAAGGCGGCGCATCCGTCACAGTAGACGTGCCAATCGATCGGCTTCCGATCTTCGTACGCAAGGACCGAGAAGAGCTGCTCCCAGCAGAGTTCTTCAAGTGGTTCGAGGGTCGTCGCGTGGCGGCAGAGGGCAGCTAG
- a CDS encoding methylenetetrahydrofolate reductase yields MHERSANTVADLLAHRTRPLRSFEFFPPRDDAEIPALLKTVERLAPLGPDFVSVTYGADGSRRDRSMLAAQEIAKIGNPLTVGHLTCVDQSKAEVAHTLQLYREAGVHDILAIRGDMPGGGPWEAHPDGLRNATELVRFIKSEGDFCVGVAAFVSPHPETNDAELDAQILLEKEEAGAEYAITQLFFDTDDYFAMVERTRAMGGTIPIIAGLMPLTRITQIERFEHLSGQPMPPAFVQRLRQADPDDVRSLGLGHAVEMCHTLIDGGAAGLQFFTQNRAMATSEVWNQVLQRTTGHDGYTTPVRRGAIG; encoded by the coding sequence ATGCACGAACGCTCTGCGAATACCGTTGCGGACCTGCTCGCTCACCGAACCCGCCCGCTGCGCTCCTTCGAGTTTTTCCCCCCTCGCGACGACGCCGAGATTCCCGCGCTGTTGAAGACCGTCGAGCGCCTTGCGCCGCTGGGGCCGGACTTCGTGTCTGTCACGTACGGGGCCGACGGGTCGCGCAGGGATCGCTCCATGCTCGCCGCCCAGGAGATCGCGAAGATCGGCAATCCGCTGACGGTGGGGCACCTCACCTGCGTCGATCAATCGAAGGCCGAGGTGGCGCACACGCTGCAGCTGTATCGCGAAGCCGGCGTGCACGACATCCTCGCGATTCGCGGCGACATGCCTGGGGGAGGGCCGTGGGAGGCCCACCCCGACGGGCTGCGCAACGCCACGGAGCTCGTGCGATTCATCAAAAGCGAGGGCGACTTCTGCGTCGGTGTGGCGGCGTTCGTCAGTCCACACCCGGAGACCAACGACGCCGAACTCGACGCGCAGATCCTCCTGGAGAAGGAGGAAGCCGGCGCGGAGTACGCCATCACGCAACTGTTCTTCGACACCGACGACTATTTCGCGATGGTGGAGCGCACCCGTGCGATGGGTGGCACCATCCCGATCATCGCCGGGCTGATGCCGCTCACCCGCATCACGCAGATTGAACGCTTCGAGCACCTCTCGGGCCAACCGATGCCGCCCGCGTTCGTGCAGCGCCTCCGCCAGGCAGACCCGGACGACGTGCGCAGTCTCGGGCTGGGGCACGCCGTCGAAATGTGTCACACGCTCATCGACGGCGGCGCAGCCGGGCTGCAGTTCTTCACCCAGAACCGGGCGATGGCCACCAGCGAGGTGTGGAACCAGGTGCTGCAGCGCACAACTGGTCACGATGGATACACGACCCCAGTGCGGCGCGGTGCTATCGGATAG